A genomic region of Leptolyngbya sp. FACHB-261 contains the following coding sequences:
- a CDS encoding ABC transporter ATP-binding protein: protein MSQTTVQAALQVQTEFQHDVELRKVSKVFNGETAVRGIDLDIRKGEFFSILGPSGCGKTTTLRLIAGFEEPSAGEVYIRNQLMTRVPAYRRPVNTVFQNYALFGHMSVWDNVAFGLRIKGLGRAEIQDRVRDALKLVKMESFASRSPAQLSGGQQQRVALARALVNRPTVVLLDEPLGALDLKLRKQMQVELSNLQDDLGITFVMVTHDQEEALSISCRIAVMNAGRIEQIGTPSEIYEKPCTPFVADFIGDTNLVQGRVSGHETGILTITSDSGLTLRVQAPEEPLTSSQAVVSTRPEKIQVSSEPVLDSENCLAGTLNNILYLGTHIQYIVDLSTGDRMTVLQPNALKVDAIEYGSKVYVHWSCRDSLALDG, encoded by the coding sequence ATGTCTCAAACCACAGTTCAGGCCGCCCTGCAAGTCCAGACCGAATTCCAGCACGATGTCGAACTGCGGAAGGTCTCTAAGGTCTTCAATGGAGAAACCGCCGTCAGAGGAATTGATCTAGATATCCGCAAGGGTGAATTCTTCAGTATCTTGGGGCCTTCTGGCTGTGGTAAGACCACAACATTAAGATTGATTGCTGGCTTTGAGGAGCCCTCTGCTGGTGAGGTTTACATCCGCAACCAGTTAATGACCCGGGTGCCAGCCTACCGCCGTCCAGTGAACACGGTGTTTCAGAACTACGCCCTGTTCGGTCACATGAGTGTGTGGGACAACGTCGCTTTCGGTCTGCGCATTAAGGGGCTGGGACGGGCTGAGATTCAGGACCGGGTGCGGGATGCGCTCAAGCTGGTCAAGATGGAATCTTTCGCCAGCCGCTCCCCCGCTCAGCTGTCTGGAGGGCAACAACAACGGGTCGCTCTGGCGCGGGCTTTAGTCAATCGCCCAACTGTTGTCCTGCTGGATGAACCTTTGGGGGCCTTAGATCTGAAGCTGCGCAAGCAGATGCAGGTAGAGCTATCCAACTTGCAGGATGATTTAGGCATCACCTTTGTCATGGTGACTCACGACCAGGAAGAAGCGCTGAGCATCTCCTGTCGGATCGCGGTGATGAACGCTGGGCGGATCGAGCAGATCGGCACCCCATCCGAGATCTACGAGAAACCCTGCACGCCTTTTGTGGCTGACTTTATTGGCGATACTAATCTGGTTCAGGGCAGAGTCAGTGGTCACGAGACTGGAATTCTCACAATTACCTCTGACAGTGGTTTAACCCTCCGAGTCCAAGCACCGGAAGAGCCCCTAACTAGCTCTCAAGCAGTCGTCAGTACTCGTCCTGAGAAAATTCAAGTTAGCTCAGAACCAGTTCTGGATAGTGAAAACTGTCTTGCAGGGACCCTAAATAACATTTTGTATTTAGGCACCCATATTCAATACATTGTGGACTTAAGCACAGGCGACCGCATGACGGTTCTGCAACCCAATGCTTTAAAGGTTGATGCCATTGAGTATGGCAGTAAGGTGTATGTCCACTGGTCTTGTCGCGATAGTCTAGCTCTAGATGGCTAG
- a CDS encoding glycosyltransferase family 39 protein produces the protein MPRQTAFEALLRYRALISFLILLLFCVFVFFWRLDAISLRKYDEARRAVNALEMTLNGNLLVTYFGDQPDLWGTKPPLLVWLMAGCMKLFGYNELAVRLPAAVCAMATTVILFLFSKVYLQSLQAALVSGFVLMTTYGFIAEHVARTGDYDAVLILWITVYSLAYFVCLNTNNSKKGIYLWAVTITLILAVWTKGIAGLLPLPGLFVYTLYRRKLRELLFSPQFYRSIVLFLLFALGYYVLREIHNPGYLKAISENELAGRYLNTLEGNRGGGFWFYLRRMTDLFIPWLYLLPICFLLTQYSNNRLFRQFGAFSLFYLVCHYSIISLSKTKIVWYSAPQYPIAALVIGLGIAEASRLLLEYYRVNDFSKRQLISGLLVASILLLPSARILRKIQGTYTYNRPQDPPELQYGYYFRQLRKTQPQLTHFSVVDDSHTNHLQFYTKAANLNGYSIGLVSPDQALTQNEVVVTCAPSIGKALVSRYQLQPLQAGKPCNTYKVVGPANPD, from the coding sequence GTGCCACGTCAAACTGCGTTTGAGGCATTGCTACGCTATCGAGCTTTAATCAGCTTTCTAATACTTCTACTATTCTGTGTTTTTGTATTCTTTTGGCGGCTCGATGCCATCTCTCTAAGGAAATATGATGAGGCTAGAAGAGCGGTCAATGCCCTAGAAATGACGCTCAATGGCAACCTCCTAGTCACTTACTTTGGTGATCAACCCGACCTCTGGGGAACGAAGCCTCCGCTTTTGGTATGGCTGATGGCCGGCTGCATGAAACTGTTTGGCTACAACGAGCTAGCGGTGCGTTTACCCGCGGCGGTCTGTGCCATGGCAACCACAGTCATACTATTTCTCTTCTCGAAAGTCTATTTGCAAAGCCTTCAAGCAGCTTTAGTCAGTGGCTTTGTTCTGATGACAACTTACGGATTTATCGCGGAGCATGTCGCAAGGACTGGAGACTATGACGCAGTCCTTATTCTTTGGATAACGGTTTATTCACTAGCTTATTTTGTCTGTTTAAACACCAATAACTCAAAAAAAGGAATTTACCTCTGGGCAGTAACCATCACCTTAATATTGGCAGTTTGGACCAAAGGCATCGCTGGTTTGCTACCCCTTCCTGGTCTTTTTGTCTACACGCTCTATCGTCGCAAGCTGAGAGAGTTACTCTTTTCACCTCAGTTCTATCGCTCGATTGTTCTCTTTTTACTTTTTGCCCTGGGCTACTATGTGCTTAGGGAGATTCATAATCCAGGCTACTTAAAAGCAATTTCTGAGAATGAGCTAGCCGGAAGATACCTCAATACACTGGAGGGCAATCGGGGCGGTGGCTTCTGGTTCTACCTGCGGCGTATGACCGACCTGTTTATACCGTGGCTTTATTTACTACCCATCTGCTTTCTGCTGACACAGTACAGCAACAATCGATTATTCAGACAGTTTGGTGCTTTCAGTCTTTTTTATCTAGTCTGTCACTATTCAATCATCTCCCTATCCAAGACAAAAATCGTTTGGTACAGCGCTCCCCAGTACCCGATTGCCGCTCTAGTCATTGGTTTGGGCATCGCTGAGGCTAGTCGGCTACTGCTGGAATATTACCGAGTTAACGACTTCTCCAAGCGTCAGCTCATCTCCGGCTTACTAGTCGCCTCAATCTTGCTGCTGCCCTCAGCAAGAATATTGCGCAAGATTCAGGGAACCTATACCTACAACAGACCCCAAGATCCGCCCGAGCTTCAATATGGTTATTACTTCAGACAGCTGCGAAAGACTCAGCCGCAACTCACTCATTTTTCTGTAGTGGATGACTCACATACCAATCATTTACAGTTCTACACAAAAGCCGCAAACCTTAATGGCTACTCGATCGGCCTGGTCTCTCCTGATCAAGCGCTCACACAAAACGAAGTCGTTGTAACCTGCGCCCCTAGCATTGGAAAAGCCCTGGTATCACGATATCAACTACAACCATTGCAGGCTGGTAAACCCTGCAATACGTATAAGGTTGTCGGTCCGGCTAACCCTGACTAA
- a CDS encoding GerMN domain-containing protein, which translates to MNIKLVNSRLIPLVLALGLALNSCRSAPPDPEASFEAPATPAVPSESPTAQSPAASTTPTATGSARAITGDTGKTRPVTLYVADNQCQKLVPKQAEVSAKTPIQAAVGEVIQTQSSAGFDLAGYRVNVNKAARTATVDLRLTSGAKRTFESLSSCEQFALFGAIQKTLTANPDWNIAQVRFTTQGKQIEL; encoded by the coding sequence ATGAATATTAAGCTCGTGAATAGCAGGCTGATACCTTTAGTGCTGGCTCTAGGTTTAGCTCTAAACAGTTGTCGGAGTGCTCCCCCCGACCCGGAGGCCAGTTTTGAGGCTCCAGCTACGCCTGCTGTGCCCAGCGAATCTCCAACTGCCCAAAGTCCTGCGGCTAGTACCACTCCGACGGCAACTGGATCCGCTCGTGCAATAACTGGTGATACGGGAAAAACCCGTCCGGTCACGCTCTATGTGGCGGACAATCAATGCCAGAAACTTGTGCCCAAGCAGGCAGAAGTTTCCGCGAAAACTCCGATCCAGGCTGCCGTTGGTGAGGTAATTCAAACTCAGAGTAGCGCAGGCTTTGATCTGGCTGGCTATCGCGTCAACGTCAATAAGGCTGCCCGCACTGCCACCGTCGATCTGCGCCTGACCTCCGGGGCTAAACGCACGTTTGAATCGCTCTCAAGTTGTGAGCAATTTGCCTTATTTGGGGCAATTCAGAAGACACTGACCGCTAATCCTGACTGGAACATTGCTCAGGTTCGCTTCACCACTCAGGGGAAGCAGATAGAACTTTAA
- a CDS encoding cyanophycinase, translated as MTKQKIKPKVKPDDVAKPISKPSNNNKRIQQVGLTALTVTLGALNVFNALPAWAGSLVLVGGNLQYPATGDPEGISIYQKVIDLAGGTNNAKLGIFTTASSSGESAASNADLWIEDFNELGITDVEWIPIHIDNCASARNDPALVAQIGTRNGFFFGGGDQSYITQCLFDENAAQGKRMASPVFEALSKQFDAGAVIAGTSAGTAVQTSSPMITEGESYEALVNGSTALIGTPPLVRDLYYNPLGGLGFFEYGLTDSHFSERGRQGRTIRLASDLGIPTVYGVDENTALVVTDPSTPEVQMEVIGQGGVFISDLTGATVDTSSDYWSISGVSATYLTEGDQYNPLSGTATFAPWKTAISNQDCGRLPLTQDIFSSLTPEPPLDQERANPRALTDTAIRLFNSCATSAKGQSYETDPIPYIVTLTESAEAGSQGFVGTNERGTQKTSFENLLITIGPKTRPVPEPEVGFGLLGLAILSAVSQLKRNLEQ; from the coding sequence ATGACTAAGCAAAAAATCAAACCAAAAGTTAAACCAGATGACGTGGCAAAACCAATCTCTAAACCCAGCAACAATAATAAACGTATACAACAGGTTGGCCTAACTGCACTCACAGTTACCCTAGGGGCCCTCAACGTTTTTAACGCGTTACCCGCTTGGGCAGGTTCGTTAGTGCTAGTGGGTGGAAACTTGCAATACCCAGCAACTGGAGATCCAGAGGGTATCTCTATCTATCAAAAAGTTATCGACTTAGCTGGTGGTACCAACAACGCCAAACTTGGCATTTTTACTACGGCCTCCTCTAGTGGTGAGAGTGCTGCCAGTAATGCGGATCTCTGGATCGAGGACTTTAATGAGTTAGGAATTACTGATGTTGAGTGGATTCCCATTCACATTGACAATTGCGCTTCTGCTCGCAATGATCCTGCGCTAGTAGCCCAGATTGGCACCCGTAATGGTTTCTTCTTTGGCGGTGGCGACCAGTCTTACATTACTCAGTGCTTGTTTGACGAAAATGCTGCTCAAGGTAAGCGTATGGCCAGTCCAGTTTTCGAAGCTTTGAGCAAGCAATTCGATGCTGGTGCTGTTATTGCTGGGACCAGTGCTGGCACAGCCGTGCAAACCAGTTCGCCCATGATTACCGAAGGCGAGAGCTACGAGGCCTTGGTGAATGGCTCCACCGCTCTGATTGGCACCCCTCCTCTAGTCCGCGATCTGTATTACAACCCTTTAGGCGGTCTGGGCTTCTTTGAGTACGGGCTTACCGACTCGCACTTCAGCGAGCGGGGACGGCAAGGGCGCACCATTCGTCTCGCCTCAGATTTAGGGATACCAACTGTCTATGGGGTTGATGAAAACACGGCTCTAGTCGTCACCGATCCCAGCACCCCAGAAGTGCAGATGGAAGTCATCGGCCAGGGCGGCGTTTTTATTAGTGACTTGACGGGCGCCACGGTCGACACCAGCAGCGATTACTGGTCAATTTCAGGCGTCAGTGCAACTTACTTAACCGAAGGAGACCAATACAATCCCCTAAGTGGAACAGCAACCTTTGCTCCTTGGAAAACAGCAATCAGTAATCAAGACTGTGGCCGTCTGCCTCTCACTCAGGATATCTTCAGTAGCCTGACCCCTGAACCGCCACTTGACCAGGAACGGGCCAATCCTCGTGCTCTGACAGATACCGCCATTCGTCTCTTCAACAGTTGTGCGACCAGTGCCAAGGGACAGAGCTACGAAACAGATCCGATTCCTTACATCGTTACACTGACCGAAAGTGCGGAGGCAGGATCCCAAGGTTTTGTTGGCACCAATGAGCGAGGCACCCAAAAAACCTCCTTCGAGAATCTGCTGATCACCATCGGTCCCAAAACGCGACCCGTGCCTGAGCCGGAAGTCGGGTTTGGTCTGCTTGGCTTGGCTATTTTGAGTGCCGTTTCCCAACTGAAGCGGAATCTTGAGCAATAG
- a CDS encoding NAD(P)H-quinone oxidoreductase subunit N, whose protein sequence is MDFANLTAQLNAGTILPEGIVTVTLLVVLLGDLIGGRASNRWTPYLSIAGLLGAVVALYYQWDATNTVAFLGSFNSDALSLVFRGIVALSAAVTVPMSIRYVEQSGTSVAEFLAILMTATMGGMLLSGSEELVLIFIALETLSISSYLLTGYMKRDPRSNEAALKYLLIGASSTAVFLYGMSLLYGLSGGQTRLSEIAVTTAEGLSDGTGNALGLLMALVFVIAGICFKLAAVPFHQWTPDVYEGSPTPVVAFLSVGSKAAGFALAIRFMAVGFPALSDQWQYVFTVLALLSMVLGNVVAVAQTSMKRLLAYSSIGQAGFVMIGLVVGSDAGYASMVFYLLVYLFMNLGAFTCVILFSLRTGTDQISEYSGLYQKDPLLTLGLSICLLSLGGIPPLAGFFGKLYLFWAGWQSGAYGLVLVGLLTTVISIYYYIRVIRMMVVKEPQEMSESVKNYPAINWDVAGMRPLQVSLILSVVITTLAGILSNPLFTLANTSVERSPYLHASATAEVAQPVKDIPTQF, encoded by the coding sequence ATGGATTTTGCAAATCTTACAGCCCAGCTCAATGCTGGAACGATCTTGCCCGAAGGGATCGTGACCGTGACCCTGCTGGTGGTTCTGTTGGGCGATCTGATCGGCGGTCGTGCATCCAATCGTTGGACTCCCTACCTTTCGATTGCTGGCCTGCTGGGCGCAGTGGTCGCTCTGTACTACCAGTGGGACGCAACTAATACCGTTGCTTTCCTAGGCAGCTTCAACAGCGATGCTCTCAGTCTGGTCTTCCGGGGCATTGTAGCGCTATCGGCAGCGGTGACGGTGCCCATGTCGATTCGCTACGTGGAGCAGTCAGGAACCTCGGTAGCCGAGTTTCTGGCGATTCTAATGACGGCAACCATGGGCGGCATGTTGCTGTCTGGTTCTGAGGAGCTGGTACTGATCTTCATCGCTTTGGAGACGCTCAGTATTTCCTCTTACCTGCTCACGGGCTACATGAAGCGTGACCCTCGCTCCAATGAGGCGGCGCTGAAGTATCTGCTGATCGGCGCTTCGAGCACAGCAGTATTTCTGTACGGGATGTCTCTACTGTACGGGCTCTCCGGCGGTCAGACACGCTTGAGCGAAATTGCAGTGACGACAGCAGAGGGTCTTTCAGACGGCACGGGTAATGCCCTGGGGCTCCTGATGGCGTTGGTATTCGTGATTGCGGGGATCTGCTTCAAGCTGGCGGCAGTACCCTTTCACCAGTGGACGCCGGACGTGTATGAGGGCTCACCTACACCAGTTGTGGCCTTCTTATCAGTTGGGTCTAAGGCAGCTGGCTTTGCCCTGGCGATTCGCTTCATGGCTGTTGGCTTTCCAGCTTTAAGCGACCAGTGGCAGTACGTGTTCACGGTGCTGGCCCTCCTGAGCATGGTGCTAGGTAATGTGGTGGCGGTAGCGCAAACTAGCATGAAGCGCCTGCTGGCTTACTCCTCAATTGGGCAAGCTGGCTTCGTAATGATTGGTCTGGTGGTGGGCAGCGATGCGGGCTACGCCAGTATGGTTTTTTATCTGCTGGTCTACCTGTTCATGAACCTGGGCGCCTTCACCTGCGTGATCCTGTTCTCGCTGCGCACGGGCACCGACCAGATCAGTGAGTATTCGGGCCTCTATCAGAAAGACCCATTGCTGACCCTGGGCTTGAGCATTTGCCTGCTGTCCCTGGGCGGTATTCCACCACTGGCGGGCTTTTTTGGCAAGCTGTATCTGTTCTGGGCCGGTTGGCAGTCGGGAGCTTATGGGCTGGTGTTAGTGGGCCTGCTCACGACTGTGATTTCGATTTACTACTACATCCGGGTCATTCGGATGATGGTGGTCAAAGAACCGCAGGAAATGTCGGAATCGGTGAAAAACTACCCGGCTATTAATTGGGATGTAGCGGGCATGCGACCTTTGCAGGTCAGCCTAATCCTTTCCGTAGTGATTACCACCCTGGCTGGTATTCTCTCCAACCCCCTATTCACCCTGGCCAACACCTCAGTTGAGCGCAGTCCCTACTTGCACGCCAGTGCAACTGCGGAAGTGGCTCAGCCGGTTAAAGATATCCCTACTCAGTTTTAG
- the topA gene encoding type I DNA topoisomerase, with translation MSTLVIVESPTKARTIRNFLPAGYRVEASMGHVRDLPGDASEIPSAVKGEDWARLGVNVAHGFEPLYVVPKEKKKVVKELKDALKAADELVLATDEDREGESISWHLLQLLNPKVPVKRMVFHEITEEAIHRALNNCRSVDDRLVRAQETRRVLDRLVGYTLSPLLWKKIAWGLSAGRVQSVAVRLLVQRERERRAFRTGSYWDLKANLSHSKSRFDAQLTTLGGVKVATGRDFDEATGQIIAGRQVVLLDEAQAQSLRERLLSQTWTVSTKEEKPNTRKPSPPFTTSTLQQESNRKLRLSARDTMRVAQSLYEQGYITYMRTDSVHLSEQAITAARNCVEQMYGANYLSPSPRQYTTKSKGAQEAHEAIRPAGSSFRTPQQTGLSGREFALYDLIWKRTVACQMADARQTSITINIQVEDAVFRSSGKRIDFPGFFRAYVEGSDDPEAALEDQEVILPDLKVGDKPNCDGLEAIGHETQPPARYTEASLVKTLESEGVGRPSTYASIIGTIIDRGYAQMQGQALAPTFTAFAVTSLLEEHFPSLVDSRFTARMEQTLDEIATGEAKWLPYLEEFYLGKEGLETQVKERDSQIDPAQARTVSLEGLEGKVRIGRFGPYIEVEKPEGTVTASLPKDAAPADLDPEQVEILLRQKTEGPDQVGRHPETGEPIYLKTGQYGPYVQLGDDSDDKDKNAPKPKRASLPKGVTPDKVTLELAVGLLSLPRTLGEHPDTGRKVQAGLGRFGPYIVHDMGKEGKDYRSLKAEDDVLAIELKRALELLAQPKAGRGKRTANAKPLRELGAHPADQEPVNLYNGQYGPYVKHGKTNVSLPKDQSPDDLTLEQAVELLAAKEGTKSTKKGKTTSRTSKTTTSKTSTRSSTKKTTGTKKVAASQSPS, from the coding sequence ATGTCAACTCTGGTTATCGTTGAATCGCCCACAAAGGCACGCACTATCCGCAATTTCCTGCCTGCTGGCTATCGGGTGGAAGCCTCGATGGGTCATGTGCGGGACCTACCGGGAGATGCCAGTGAAATTCCAAGCGCTGTCAAAGGCGAAGATTGGGCTCGCTTGGGCGTGAATGTCGCTCACGGCTTCGAGCCACTTTATGTGGTCCCGAAGGAAAAGAAAAAAGTTGTTAAGGAACTCAAGGATGCGCTCAAGGCAGCCGACGAGTTAGTTCTGGCAACGGACGAAGACCGTGAAGGCGAGAGCATTTCCTGGCACCTGCTGCAACTGCTCAACCCCAAGGTGCCGGTCAAGCGCATGGTGTTTCACGAGATCACCGAAGAGGCGATTCACCGAGCCCTAAATAACTGCCGTAGCGTAGACGACCGACTAGTTCGAGCGCAGGAAACGCGGCGGGTTCTCGACCGCTTGGTAGGCTACACGCTCTCCCCCCTACTGTGGAAGAAAATCGCTTGGGGCTTATCGGCTGGACGAGTGCAGTCGGTAGCTGTACGCCTGCTAGTCCAACGCGAACGAGAGCGGCGTGCCTTCAGAACTGGTAGCTATTGGGATCTCAAAGCTAACCTCAGCCACAGCAAGAGCCGCTTTGACGCTCAGTTGACCACGCTAGGTGGAGTTAAGGTCGCTACTGGCCGCGATTTCGATGAAGCTACAGGGCAAATCATCGCCGGTCGTCAGGTAGTGCTGCTGGATGAAGCGCAAGCTCAGTCCCTGCGTGAGCGCCTACTCAGTCAAACCTGGACAGTCAGCACTAAAGAAGAGAAACCTAACACTCGCAAGCCCTCGCCGCCCTTCACCACCTCCACCTTGCAGCAGGAGTCTAACCGCAAACTGCGGTTGAGCGCTCGCGACACCATGCGCGTCGCTCAGAGCCTCTACGAGCAGGGCTACATCACCTACATGCGGACGGACTCGGTCCATCTGTCGGAGCAGGCAATCACAGCGGCACGTAACTGCGTGGAGCAGATGTACGGCGCCAACTATCTCAGTCCTAGTCCCCGTCAGTACACGACCAAGAGCAAGGGAGCGCAAGAAGCCCACGAGGCCATCCGTCCAGCAGGCTCTAGCTTCCGTACGCCGCAGCAAACTGGCTTATCAGGCCGCGAGTTTGCTCTCTATGACCTGATTTGGAAGCGCACCGTAGCTTGCCAGATGGCCGATGCCCGCCAGACCAGCATCACAATCAACATTCAAGTAGAGGATGCGGTGTTCCGCTCCTCTGGTAAGCGCATCGACTTCCCAGGCTTCTTCCGAGCCTATGTCGAGGGTTCCGACGATCCCGAAGCGGCATTGGAAGACCAAGAGGTCATCCTGCCCGATCTCAAGGTCGGGGACAAACCCAACTGTGACGGGCTAGAAGCGATTGGTCACGAAACCCAGCCGCCTGCTCGCTACACGGAAGCCTCGCTGGTGAAGACCCTAGAAAGTGAGGGCGTCGGTCGGCCTAGCACCTATGCCAGCATCATCGGTACGATCATCGACCGGGGCTACGCCCAGATGCAGGGTCAGGCGCTCGCGCCCACGTTCACAGCCTTTGCGGTAACTTCCCTGCTAGAAGAGCACTTTCCCAGTCTGGTAGACAGCCGCTTCACCGCCCGGATGGAGCAAACTCTGGACGAGATTGCGACAGGCGAAGCTAAGTGGTTGCCTTACCTGGAAGAGTTCTACCTGGGCAAGGAAGGTCTAGAAACGCAGGTCAAAGAGCGAGATAGCCAGATCGACCCGGCTCAGGCTCGCACTGTCAGCCTGGAGGGCCTAGAGGGTAAGGTCCGCATTGGCCGCTTCGGTCCTTACATAGAGGTCGAGAAGCCTGAAGGCACGGTTACGGCCTCGCTGCCCAAAGATGCCGCGCCTGCGGATTTAGACCCTGAACAGGTTGAGATTCTACTGCGCCAGAAAACCGAAGGTCCTGACCAGGTTGGTCGTCATCCTGAAACGGGTGAGCCCATTTACCTGAAGACGGGTCAGTACGGCCCCTACGTGCAGTTGGGGGATGACAGCGATGATAAGGATAAGAACGCTCCCAAACCGAAGCGGGCTTCTTTACCTAAAGGCGTAACGCCGGATAAGGTCACGCTGGAGCTAGCTGTTGGGCTGCTTTCGTTGCCTCGCACTCTGGGCGAGCACCCAGATACGGGCCGGAAGGTGCAGGCGGGCTTAGGCCGCTTTGGGCCATACATCGTGCACGACATGGGCAAGGAAGGCAAAGACTATCGCTCACTCAAGGCTGAAGATGATGTGCTTGCTATTGAGCTGAAGCGAGCCCTAGAACTCTTGGCCCAGCCTAAGGCAGGTCGGGGTAAGCGCACTGCCAACGCTAAGCCTTTACGGGAATTGGGAGCCCACCCAGCTGACCAAGAACCCGTCAACCTCTACAACGGCCAGTACGGTCCCTACGTCAAGCATGGCAAGACCAACGTCTCCCTACCCAAGGATCAGTCTCCTGATGACTTGACTCTGGAGCAGGCGGTTGAATTGCTGGCAGCCAAAGAGGGCACCAAGTCCACCAAGAAGGGTAAAACCACCAGCCGGACCAGCAAGACCACGACCAGCAAAACCAGCACGCGCAGCAGCACCAAGAAAACCACTGGTACCAAGAAAGTTGCAGCTAGCCAAAGCCCCTCCTAG
- a CDS encoding ABC transporter substrate-binding protein, whose protein sequence is MSVDRRTFLQMGAGALLVSAAHGCTTASSSQSGAQTTTSAANSSSGASAKAIKITIGYWPIAAGLPLYLAAEKGYFKEAGLDVEAAKFAGAQQVVEGLIAGRVQGSANGTGSGNLALGEILQPGLFKVIATNPSNADYVLDQVIVAKDSPIQSIAELQGKKVASGPGAQNQALAKGILEKNGIQNPQVTPLDIKQHVAAIASGQIDAAYTLEPTGTIGSLKGITRTLESGVIAKYILGSPKAAWHGGSATLSTQFLNENPEAAKKYIAVYRRGIEDIRSNPEEARQYLAGYTAIEGELTKAVPLPNYMLYDEFTPSDIEYFQSFFDYLQEKAVFSRKVDVAALLYKE, encoded by the coding sequence ATGAGCGTTGATCGACGAACTTTTCTACAAATGGGTGCGGGCGCACTCTTAGTCTCTGCTGCACACGGTTGTACAACGGCCTCGTCTTCCCAATCTGGCGCTCAGACGACAACTTCGGCAGCGAATTCCTCCTCAGGTGCTTCGGCAAAGGCTATCAAAATTACGATTGGCTACTGGCCGATCGCGGCTGGTTTGCCCCTGTATTTGGCAGCTGAGAAAGGCTATTTCAAAGAGGCCGGTTTAGACGTTGAAGCGGCTAAATTTGCGGGAGCCCAGCAGGTGGTTGAAGGGCTGATCGCCGGACGAGTCCAGGGGTCAGCCAACGGCACAGGTTCAGGCAACCTAGCCCTAGGTGAAATTTTGCAACCAGGCCTGTTCAAGGTAATTGCTACCAATCCCAGTAACGCCGATTATGTTTTGGACCAGGTGATTGTTGCCAAAGACAGCCCGATCCAGAGTATTGCTGAGTTGCAGGGCAAGAAGGTGGCCTCTGGCCCCGGAGCGCAAAACCAGGCTCTAGCAAAAGGCATTTTAGAGAAAAATGGAATTCAAAACCCTCAGGTCACGCCGCTAGACATTAAGCAGCATGTGGCTGCCATTGCTTCAGGTCAAATCGACGCGGCTTATACATTAGAGCCGACCGGTACTATTGGCAGTTTGAAAGGCATTACTCGCACTTTAGAATCTGGGGTCATTGCCAAATACATCCTGGGTAGCCCAAAAGCAGCTTGGCATGGTGGTTCCGCTACTCTAAGCACGCAGTTTCTTAATGAAAATCCTGAAGCTGCTAAGAAGTATATTGCTGTCTATCGACGGGGTATTGAAGATATTCGCAGTAACCCAGAAGAGGCACGGCAATATCTTGCGGGCTATACCGCGATTGAGGGTGAGCTAACTAAAGCAGTGCCTCTGCCCAACTACATGCTCTACGACGAATTTACACCTTCAGATATTGAGTATTTTCAGTCGTTCTTTGACTACCTACAGGAGAAAGCCGTCTTCTCTAGAAAGGTAGATGTGGCTGCTTTGTTGTACAAAGAGTGA
- a CDS encoding ABC transporter ATP-binding protein → MLEVSSSPSPEQLQSCISINGLCKSFAGQVLYEDFDLELPSNQLISIFGPNGCGKSTLINMVSGLMPFDRGQVLINGKPIRRARIGYVFQNYRDSLFPWLSAFENIAYPLKVKGVPERGRRQQVEKMIAAFDIKLDLKRYPYSFSGGQQQLIAILRALVAEPEVLFLDEPFSALDFEMTLFVREKLQQIFMASGVPMVMVVHNLEEAVYLADTILLLSKRPTHLVKKVKFTVPRPRTPETLSSPEFIQVSSHCLEVFRQEMRR, encoded by the coding sequence ATGCTAGAAGTCAGCTCCAGTCCGAGTCCAGAGCAGCTTCAGTCTTGTATTAGCATCAACGGCTTATGCAAGTCATTCGCTGGGCAAGTTCTGTATGAGGATTTTGATCTAGAGTTGCCCAGCAACCAGCTCATTTCTATTTTTGGCCCCAATGGCTGTGGTAAATCAACCTTGATCAATATGGTTAGTGGTCTGATGCCCTTCGATCGCGGCCAAGTTTTAATTAACGGCAAGCCGATCCGTCGGGCAAGGATTGGCTACGTCTTCCAGAACTATCGAGACTCACTGTTTCCCTGGCTCAGTGCCTTTGAGAATATTGCCTATCCACTCAAAGTTAAAGGCGTACCAGAGCGTGGACGCCGTCAGCAGGTCGAGAAGATGATTGCAGCGTTTGATATCAAACTCGATCTCAAACGCTATCCCTACAGTTTTTCCGGTGGGCAACAGCAGCTGATCGCTATTCTGCGGGCGTTGGTCGCTGAGCCGGAAGTGTTGTTTCTAGATGAGCCATTCTCAGCTCTAGATTTCGAAATGACGCTGTTTGTGCGGGAGAAATTGCAGCAGATTTTCATGGCTTCTGGGGTGCCAATGGTGATGGTGGTTCACAATCTCGAAGAAGCAGTCTATCTTGCTGACACGATTCTATTGCTTAGCAAGCGCCCGACTCATTTAGTGAAGAAGGTCAAATTTACGGTGCCTCGACCACGTACGCCAGAGACACTCTCCAGCCCTGAATTTATCCAGGTGAGCAGCCATTGCCTAGAGGTCTTTCGCCAGGAGATGCGTCGATGA